In Paenibacillus stellifer, the DNA window CCGGGGAGAGGGACAGGCGCCCCCCTCGTCTGGACCAACGCCCATGTCGGCAGGTCCGGAGCTCAGTCCCGGCTGGTCGGGAGAGGGACAACCCGGAACACCGGCGGGCTCTCCCGAACCGCTTGCGAGCCCGGATGCAGGGGGGCCGTCTTCCGCAGTTGATATGGAGGGCCAGCCGCCGACGTCGCTTGAGGCCGCATCGGTCGTCATGAAGGCGCTGGCGGCAGGCAATATGAGAGCGCTGGCGGCGTGGGTGCATCCGGAGCACGGGCTGCGCTTTTCTCCTTACGGCTATGTCGATGTGGCAAGTGATCTCGTCTTCTCCCGGAGCGAGGTAGAGGGACTGATGCATGATCCGGCCCTTCGGATATGGGGCTCGCATGCCGGCTCAGGCGAACCCATTGAACTTGCGTTCCCGGATTATTATAAGAAATTCGTCTACGATATTGATTTCAGCACAGGAGCCACAATCGCGGTGAACCGGGCCATCGGGCAGGGAACGACGGTCAACAATGTGAACGAGGTCTATCCGGCGGCGAGCCATGATTATGTCGAGTATCATATCGCCGGGATCGATCCGGCTGCCGAAGGAATGGATTGGCGCAGTCTTCGCCTGGTGTTTGAGAAGATCGGAGAGGACCGGGCGCTGGTGGGCATCATCCACGACCAGTGGACGCCGTAATAGTTAGAGGAGGGGGGCAGCTTAGGCTAACGAAGCTTAAGCTGCGCTTTGTTTATCCGGCACCTTTTTCGAAGACGTTAACGACTGGATTTTGCAATCTTTCCTGAAAATGATTGATATTTTTGTTGAAATCCACGGACAAATTCTGAAATTGTCATGGTTTTCAAGTTGATTTCTTTCCGTTACAATGGATGCAGCATTTCATGCGGATGCATGTATCACATAATAATCAGGTATGGTTGTTCAGCGTAACCGGATGTCCCGCTGCCGGCGGAGAGGAAGAATGCGGCGCTTGCGATGAGCAAGCTGGAGGTCGGATTCGGCCTCGGCTCGCTGTTATTTCCGCTGCTGGTCGGAGCGCTTATCACGGTCGGCAGATGGAACCTGGCCTTGTTCGCCGTCGCCGGATACGCCGTATCGCTGTCGGTGTTTATCCGCTTTTTGCGTTATGGGGAAGCGGAGCCGCTGTTTCGGCCTTCTTCCGGAAGAGCGGAGAGAAGTCAGCCCGCACCGGCCGGGAAGATGGCGGGCAGAGGGAACAGGCTGTTTCCTTTCCTTATGCTTCTGTTTGTTCTGTATGGAGCAATGGATATAGGCCTTAGCCATTATCTGCCCTCGATGATGCTTCAGACGGGCATGGCCACCCAAGCCTCGGCTCCGTTCGCCGCCCTGACGCTCGGCCTGTACCTCTTCCGGGTAAAAGAGAAGCGGATCACCGACGCCGAACCTGCGCAAGCAGCCGTCAGCTGAGCAAGCCGCCCGTATTAGCCGTGTTATCGTATTTATAGTGGGGAGGCTCCTGTC includes these proteins:
- a CDS encoding MFS transporter, coding for MPAERKNAALAMSKLEVGFGLGSLLFPLLVGALITVGRWNLALFAVAGYAVSLSVFIRFLRYGEAEPLFRPSSGRAERSQPAPAGKMAGRGNRLFPFLMLLFVLYGAMDIGLSHYLPSMMLQTGMATQASAPFAALTLGLYLFRVKEKRITDAEPAQAAVS